The nucleotide window TTGAATAGCGAACTAAGTTTCTATATTACATGCGTAATATTATCAGTGTCAATGGTAAACTAGTTTAATGtctctattttattgtataatgcaCTTTGACCCTCATAAATATTGTCGATGTACATATTccgaatatttttaagtaaaacgataattattgttCGCTATTTTAAACATTGAAGCTCTGTTTGTTTTTCAAATCAATGGATACAAAGAACCGATCAATCATAGTATTTAACCTGACATCAAGGTTGGATCTTAtcatttaatagaatatttaataaccaCATGTATGTGGCCCGATGAACGTTGATTCAAAACGTCAACTTGAAAATGACACTTTAGTTTAATACATTATCACGAAAAGActtatatattgtttgtaaaacAAATGGATATAAATTCCTATCATTCGCCGTATGCGCTAGCATACCGACGGCGCTTACAAAAGAAAATTCGAAAACCGACTAAATTAGATACGTTGAAACAGAGCGTTAAGAATGTTAGTAAAGAGTATTGTGCTGAGTCATCTATCTGTGGTCTCAAGCACATTGTTGATGACAATGCGTCATGTTTTGAACGGTATGTTTGTGAAAGTATTTTAACCCTTAAGCACCGACTCTATTCTCACAGACACCACTGACAAAAAGTTTATGTAATGCTTATCCAGtagtaattaagtatttttccacggtacattttatttgagtaatttataactttacaatttatgaaaaaaataaatttatataagacattatgatatgatatatgagGAAAAAGGTAAATTTTTGGTATTTAAAAGTGTATGCTATTTcatgaatattacaaatagcgtataagtaaaaaaatctatattatgaTATGAAGATCTTTTACATTTCGTACTACTTACGTTACCGTTTACCCGTGGGTCCGTGGTTCTTATGTAAGTAATATAGCATCGCGGTACTTAAAGGTTAGAAGCAAGTGAACTTGTTTAGGTGGTTTCTTGCTCAGGCTTGTTTGGCGCAATTACCGGTGCTTCAGTGAAGGCTTACAGTTACATCACACGAGACTAGCTTGTGTTATATCACTAAAGTAACAGATTATGTTTTTTAGTAATATCCAAGTACTACAGGTTAATTGTAAAACAACTAATATATGTTTTTGGATAGTAaagttgtgtaattttatgtttgtatttttacaacACTAAGCTCGTCTTTTACTAACAAGCCAACAATTTTTTTACAGGGGTATTTGGATCATAACTATGATTAGCGGACTCATCTGTTCTGTGTCTTTAGTATGGATGACATTCATGCGTTACTATCAGGCTCCCCTGGTAACCACACAGATGCCAGAAGGTGTATCTGTTAGTAAAATCATATTTCCAGCTGTCGGTATTTGCACCAATAACAGAATCAGCAAGAGCGCTATCGAGGAACTAGCTCGAAATCTGTGAGATAAAttactaaatgtttttaatatgtttatctaacatatattttgaatttgagtaGCTACCCCGCCTGGTTTTGTAcgggtaaaataataattgatctattgatatttattgaaattatctttaCAATAATCTATTAAATGGTTTGCCTCAATGCACatccaaaaatactttatagaaagataaaatttagaaattttGTGTACATTTTAACCGTACGAATTCAGAAGGGGcagttagtaaatatatttaggtatatctCACCGCAATTCTGCCATTTTATTATGCATGCGTTCGAATATTATGttctatgtaatatttataataagtccTGGTCAAAATTGCACAGTGTAAGcctttttttttaggtttttgatgttatttaacaaaagtaGTTGTTTCagttttaatcatatattttataatcaaattgttttcttcgactaatttatttaaggttaaaaatatgttgtcaCATTTTTCAagtcaatgaaatatttatttttccgtgaacctagaaaaaaaaacaaatcttatatatttttttcaagtagtattttattatgtttgtcgtacatttatgatttaaaaactaAGCAAATAAGTctatttgttgtttgtttattgtaagTTGTAACTACTTCTTTAAATACATTGGAATATTTACACTACTCTATAGGCTACGAGAAGAACGAAATAAGAATTATACGGAGAAGCAAATGCTATCCTTACTTCTTGGACTTGGTTTGTTATATAATCAACAACCTATGAATGAGAAACTAATGCAGCCAATGAAACTGCATCGCGCCTTAGGTGACTACGATGTCAATGAGCTTATGCGCAATGTGAGTACCTATAGAATTAGTAGTAattgtgtatgtacatatgtttatgTGTCTGTACACTTTTCTTTCACCTAGCAAGTTTTGAGAGCAAATGCGGATAGTGAttctaaactaattttattcgGATAATACCGTCTGGAATCCGatattaatatgtaacataAATTTCTAAGCTCCCGAGACAGAAAATGACAGATAAGCATGgcgtaaacattaataaaattagtttttcaagtctttgaaaatttcaaattcCGAACACGTTAAGTTCATAGGAAACGTTTAATAGAGCCCattatgatgaaaataaaatcttgttaTTAGATTTCTGAAAATAGTGACCTCGTATCTCAATGAAtccatttataaatagaatgaaCATCTGATTGAGATGAccgtatttttcattttaaatgttttgtgttaTACTTTTCGAAAAACATTATAACATAGCAGtaatatcgtttaatttttaatatgcagAAATTAACAGTTGTTTCCAATTAACTCGATTGATATCGTTGTCATCGTGCTAAATCGTTATTAAGTAGAGTGACATTCAAGTTCAAACATAttcatgttaataaataatttattatttatttatgtgttgttTTACGTAGCGTAGTCGTTATAtagttgatatatatgtataaagagcggtgtgtataatatacataactatatttataacttggtggtagggctttgtgcaagcccgtctgggtaggtaccacccactcatcagatattctaccgccaaaacagcagtactcaggattgttgtgttccggtttgaagggtgagtgagccagtgtaactacaggcacaagggacgtaacatcttagttcccaagattggtggcgcattggtgatgtaaggaatggttaatatatctcacaacgccattgtctatgggcggtggcgaccacttactatcaggtggcccatatgctcgtccgcctaccgatatcataaaaaaaaatatatacattgttcaattaatttttttataacgttaaCCAGTTGACACCCAGATGTGAAGATTTGCTGATGAGATGTGCTTGGAACGAAATACCCATGAACTGCTCTGACCTATTTGATTTTCGTTTGACAATGAATGGTTATTGTTGTACTTTTAACTACTTGCGACAGTCCGACATTACATTTGAGGAGTAAGTTtataaagtattcttttaaatttcacTACACTGgtgttgattattttattttgttttatattgctGTCTCTTTTTTAGATGTGAGATAAAACAGGGTTCGaaaggtttttaatttagaggttgttatttttaattattaatgataatactACACCATACATTAAGATCACTTGATCTTTTAACGTATTTAAAATGAAGTTCGCACAGTATGCTTTGTCCCAAATTTGACCCAATCAGAGTGGCACTCAATACGATTGCTAATGATACCTACGTCATGAAAATGgtgaaaatatgtaattactgaacattaagttttatttgagAATAAATTATCTTTGATGGATGATTGATGATTATGTAAAACAGATGTAGCaccaatataaaaatgtacatatttgttttttgtatcaCGATGGTTGATGAAATGTTGAATGATGTGTTTTAGTAAATCGGGCGGAGCGCGCAGTATAGATATGTATAAATACGGGAACAAGtctaattttgattttggtcaAGGACTAAAGgcattaattaaactaaatacaaGCGATGATTTTTACTACAACATGCCTTTACAAGGAGCCCAGGTACAAcagtttttgttattaaatataatattatttaaaattaacaacaataCTTTCGTAAAAGAATTCgagtcttaatataaaaatcttcagAAAACGTTTTCCTTTGcggcattttttatttatatgtaggcAGACTGGCCAATGACATTATCCACatcttgaaaactaagatattgagtcccttgtgcttgtagttatacCGGCCcattcactcttcaaatcggaacccaacaataccaactattgctgtttagcggtagaatatataacaaGTGGGTGacttacctacccagacggtgaCTTTCGATTTCTTTAAAGAATCGAAGaacaagaaattaaaataactaagccTTTATATGTGTTTTTAGTTACAGTTCTCAGACGCCTACGATTTCCCCGATGCACCTAGCGGCAGCTTTGCAATGCAAATTGTGAACCCAAGTGTCGAGGTAAACATTAcagaattttacataaaaattgttatagaattatatagTATGTTAAGTTTGTTAGATAGCGTGgtatttgaaaactattttaacATTTCTGGATTTTATGTCTTTGTATAAAGATATCATCAAAATAAAGAGCTGATTTCTTGATTGCCCATAAACATCCTTGATTCAATTAAGAccatattgattattttgtagCATTTTTAATAGTGCGTGCGATGATAATCTATATTAGCATACCTATATAATGTGTTTAGATGGTAGTTTTTGTAACGGCAAGTTTTACGGAGGCATCTCGAGATATACAACACGTGCCGACTAAGCTGAGACAGTGTTTGTTCTACGATGAGTCTTCGTATTTGCCATTCTACACACACAGTGATTGTTTGCTAAAATGCAGAATGCTATTTTTATTAGCTAAATGTAAATGTACTCCATTCAACATGCCAAAAATGGTCAATAATCGAACATGTGATATAAGAGACATACcctgtttgaaaatatataatggtaagtatataattatttttctcttttaaattaagACCTATATGGCTCTCTAATTACACCTAATAATTTACCACTAATGTTagtcatcattattatattattttgctttcGAAATATTGCATGatgtaattcatatatattactacataaaacatattaaaaaatgtattcccGCCGCGTCCGTCTGTCTGAGCGCGATAAGCTCAAAGCCTACCAAACGGATTTCCATACGGTTTTCACAAATGGACGGGGTTTAAACTCCGCGATAGTCAAAAGTTAGATTTCTTTGCCGATAAATCCTCACTAAGCCGGAGTCTGAAAACTGGTAATATTTACCATTACTCGGAAAGTCCGCAAAGCCGATGGtcgtaaagtttaaaaatttaccATTGTGAGCGTGAAATAGGAAGTTCACTTGTGTTCACCTTCTTTCTTAACCTTCTTCATCCAGAAAGGCTCTCGTttccgaaatcggtcaggaagacataataatttcatgctttctaaattattaacacatttaatttatactattgtTATTGTTACCATTAGCGTATCGGCTTCTGGTAAAATATCATCCAACATTATAAACCCTAAACATATGTTTTTTAAGCTCAATCGACAACGGTGAGACCTAATGTTGACATGATTTCGCCGGAGTTGGAGTTGGATATGGTCGGAGGCGGCATCAATTGCCCCATGTGTTATCCCAGTTGCTCGAAAACCGCTTACAGTTATGATTtcatgaatacaaaaatatggcCGGACTATATGAACACAGTTCCAGATGGCGATAGGATGGACTGGTTGTAAGTTTGGctcgaaatattttgtaattttgtacaGAAACATATTGTTGACATAAACTTTACTCaaccttttataaaatataaatattgactcttaaataagaaataattaaattatgtatattattttcttttaggttttacattttttggatgtaaaattagaaattaattaaatcgagcagcttaattaaataatttgataattgaaataaaacaattttacattttatacatttttaatacgaaattaagaaaacatttttgaatagaATGTTATCGCCTTATTTCAAAAGTTTTGAAGGCACAACTATTAATCGTCCCCTCATTTCTAAAATCAGCTTTCTCTATTTTCGATTTGGGACTACCAATTTTTTGGAGCCATTGCTTCATATCTTGAATGGCGCCTTGTGGACCTTGCAGTTGGCCAATGACAGTGCCTTGAGCAGTGTTCATAACCCACCCTTTAAGACCAAGATCTATTGCCTTTTTCTGGGTATATTTTCGGAAATACACACCTTGCACTTTTCCAAATACTTCAAAGTCAATTGTTGTTAAGCCAGCCATCTTATTGAATGCCATtatgagataataattataaatttctactATCAAATACCAAAGAATCAATTTACGTTTACATTTTGACACAATATAATTCTCGTTCACTTGTTTATATATGTTGCTCTGGAAACGCATTCGTCGTCAATAACAAACTCTTAGGTGCCTGTGTTTATAGCCAGGCgacatcaataaaatacaacaataactcGAGTgactaaataatgtttttatatttcattaattttattgatttaaaaccaGTCGACTCGAGTTGACATTTACgtttttaagataatatagaaacattagtcaatctttttattaaaaaagaagacTGATGCGTGATGTTCGAACGACCACTACGTGTAAAATCTACGAATACTTGATATTTTCTCTAATAATATCACCACTACTATAATTAATAAGCATTCCTAAcacaaacattattttcatcATTGTCCATGTTTAGGATAACAAatcgaaactatttataatacttagtatgatttggtaataatatgtttatttgaaagtTTAATGACAACGTAGCAAAGCGAAGGTGTATGTACCTAAGTTGACATGCAACCAGCAACGGTCTGTCCCGGTCGCAGCTCAGGAAAAAATGAGCCAACCGCTCTATCAATCAGGGCGTATTAAGAGCATCGATATTCACGTCTAAGCAACGTGCTTTTTTACAGCTCATTATGTCAaggctttaatataaaattgaatagtcAGTAGGatcagaattatttattttactatataaataatgttaccaaTTTTGTTCTCTTGTTGACTGGTTTGGCTATACTAATACTGATTTGGGCAATCGATTctgttattattctattataataagatataagtATTCGATATTCGGACGAATATTCGTATTTCGATGAATAATAATTGGAAATgtaatacacatataataaatggTTTGTTACAGACAAGGCGCCAATTTTACAGGAACATCGATGGTTCACGTAAAGTACGCGAGGGAAGTTGCCGACTGTTATGGGCAGAATGTTATTATGAAATGGTTCGACTTAATTAGTTAGTTTCTCTCTTTGATTTTAGACTTATTTTCTAACTGATGAATAGTTCCTACTTTTCACTTATATTTATACGATTGTAATGATACGAGTATATACCCATTATTTAATCCTCGAGCTACTTCAATATGTGTAACTCGCGAAGTAGCTCGagggcggtgaaggaaaatatcgcgagAAAAAAATTAACCGTTCCTTCTGGCCACAGGACATGGGCTTTcactgaatttatatttatttaactttttattaatatatgaaaaaaatattggcgaAACTAATAAAATAGTAGAGTTTGTTTAATAACAGGTAATATTGGATCGACTTGTGGATTTGTAACTGGATTTAGTTTCGTATCAGTAATTGAGTTTATCTACTTCTATACTGTAAAGTTATATCGTGAGATCGGTAATCGTCGTCGTCAAGAAAAACGAATTGCCAGTGAAACGTCCACAGTAAACAATTTCGAACCTATTAGTCGATATAGGCCGATTTACTGGCATGAGCTTGGAGGATCAACTCAATGGAAACAAGGATCTTATTATTAGAACActatggtttatttatttatcaagtaGACGTAGATAATAAGTAGCGCTTAAgacttttatgtttaaattacaagcaattatatatgtaaaatttaattgcactaataaatttaataatactcacagtgttataatttattctctCTACTCTCGTAATCGACTGTACagttatttaaagatttacttggcggtagggctctGTAAAAGCCCATCTAGGTAGTACTCACTCATCTTAAATTCTACCGCAAATCAATACTTAATGTTTTCGTTTATCGATTTGAAGGAAGAGTTCAGTGTAACTTCATATttaggggacataacatcttagttccgaaggttaGTGGCCCGTTGACGATGTGAGAATGGTTAATGTTTACGTCAAATTTATATTGGTGGTGTAGACTTcttaccatcaaatggcccatttgccagatTGCCTacctactttaaattaaaaaaaagatattttatccGGTTACTACattcaagaaattattttttttcttacatatgATAGAATTCAAAAGCatcgaattaaaaaagttttacatcTAAGTATATATGTGACGTAACaatattattgcatttaaaatcatcgaaataaaaaaaaactttacgtaAGAATCTACGTGACGCAAAAGCTCGTAGAATTtgttttaacgattttttttgctTGTAACTCAAAAGTAATCGGTTCCTGAGAGaacgattcgt belongs to Vanessa tameamea isolate UH-Manoa-2023 chromosome 13, ilVanTame1 primary haplotype, whole genome shotgun sequence and includes:
- the LOC113397905 gene encoding sodium channel protein Nach-like, which codes for MISGLICSVSLVWMTFMRYYQAPLVTTQMPEGVSVSKIIFPAVGICTNNRISKSAIEELARNLLREERNKNYTEKQMLSLLLGLGLLYNQQPMNEKLMQPMKLHRALGDYDVNELMRNLTPRCEDLLMRCAWNEIPMNCSDLFDFRLTMNGYCCTFNYLRQSDITFEDKSGGARSIDMYKYGNKSNFDFGQGLKALIKLNTSDDFYYNMPLQGAQLQFSDAYDFPDAPSGSFAMQIVNPSVEMVVFVTASFTEASRDIQHVPTKLRQCLFYDESSYLPFYTHSDCLLKCRMLFLLAKCKCTPFNMPKMVNNRTCDIRDIPCLKIYNAQSTTVRPNVDMISPELELDMVGGGINCPMCYPSCSKTAYSYDFMNTKIWPDYMNTVPDGDRMDWLQGANFTGTSMVHVKYAREVADCYGQNVIMKWFDLISNIGSTCGFVTGFSFVSVIEFIYFYTVKLYREIGNRRRQEKRIASETSTVNNFEPISRYRPIYWHELGGSTQWKQGSYY
- the LOC113397907 gene encoding acylphosphatase-2-like: MRFQSNIYKQVNENYIVSKCKRKLILWYLIVEIYNYYLIMAFNKMAGLTTIDFEVFGKVQGVYFRKYTQKKAIDLGLKGWVMNTAQGTVIGQLQGPQGAIQDMKQWLQKIGSPKSKIEKADFRNEGTINSCAFKTFEIRR